From the Hoplias malabaricus isolate fHopMal1 chromosome 6, fHopMal1.hap1, whole genome shotgun sequence genome, the window TCAGGGTAAAACTGCAGAGCTCTGGACACCGCAGACAGCTTATTCAAGTCTTCTTTTAGGATTAGCCTTGCAGCAAGCTCCTGCCCAAAAAAACAATTAGTACAGTTGTGTGGACCAGAAAACTGTATTgcaattataaattatatatatcacAGCTGTGATATGCCTTATAATGTATATGATAATAACTGTGTATTTGAGTGAACAGTGAACAGACTGAGGAATGACTGAAAAAGTATTGAGAATTCAGACAAAATTCAACATGGATGACACACTCTATAGAACATTATTGCTGTTATATGGACCCTTATCTGGACGGGGGTGGGGTTGAGCCTAAAATACCAACAGAATAAAACTACGTTAcctttaatgttaatatttctCTTTCTTGAGTGGATTCCATCAGCTCAAACTTTACAAAGTTGTTTCCCTCAAAGAACAAGTTTTCCAGTGAAAGAAACTGGAACTGAGAGATAAAGGGAAATAATGGAAAAGTTTCAGTTGTTGATAATGATAGTAGTATCACCACTATATTGTAATACTTTCTATTAAAATACTATGTAATAATACTTTAACTGAACCATTTAGTTCAAACGTGGCCTTAGTGTTCTGATGTATAATGATTAATTAGTTACGTTTTATCATCTTGGTCACACTCAATGCTTCAAATACAAATGAAACTCCTATGACCACAATGtatgaaaaaagttcctcagaTGACTGGATCAACTAACGTCAAGTGTAAGTGGAGCCAAAGTGACTTACATCAATGGGAAACATAGAAAGGCGATTACCAGCAACATCTAAAACCTTCAGATTTCTCCATCCGAGAATGCCCTACATACagaacagaaaatgtttttcactCCATTACTGTGCAACAGTTCATACTCTTTAGCACTTATCTGTATCCCACCTCAGGTAAACCTGTCAGGCTGTTCCTCGCCAAGCATAGTTTCCTCAGTCGAGTTAAATTATAAAGTTGCTGTGGAATTTCAGTCAGCTTGTTATTGGCAAAATTAATCTCTCTCAAATACTTAAGCAATCCCAGTTCAGCAGGAATTTCTTCAAGATGATTGTCCGTAAAACTGATTATTTCCAAATTAGAAAGTctgtaaatacagaaaaaaaaaatcagtacagaCTGAAGAGGATAAAAAAATGGTCTTCTAGGAGCGTGATCTCTATGAACAAGATATTTACAGGCACATCCACGACTGAGGGAAAccgctgttctctctggtttgtttatgttcagaagctcggcatcttttaaggtggagcagtatGTTCGAGGAtagaaaatgactgttgtttgtacatttttattcactgtttgaattaccacagaaactcatttgtaattcaaGTGGTCTCCTGAaattagagtcagttccatcttaagccacaatattacccacctatggagaaaGAATAAGGCAGTATCTCTTTTCTTGATTGTCAAGTATTGGAGGTCCCTCCACCATCTAAATCCCACCAAATGCCACTTctctgctgctttttttttttaatagtttacTGCATACTAGGGTTTTGTAAATACATCAGACCTGTTTTCAGTGTGCAAAGCGGAGCGCTAGCAGATAGTGTGGAAATAACTTCTGAATTATATATAAAggtttattactattattatttttttaatacgtGAAATTCACCATTAACTCaatatcagaaaaaaaacatacagttcACCTCTTTATGGCTGGAGGAATGAGTCGGAGTCTGTTGCGATTCAGATTGAGAACTGTAAGGTTAGTAAGGTtttctgaaaaacaataaataaatgttcttattaaaaataaacatcaagttgcatgtatattttaaaaatattattaaatgtaaattatgtttattattaaagtgtaaaataaatttaaatatacagattttaaaaataccTTCTAATAAAGTGAAAGTACAAACCTAGCTACAAAATATAGAAacataccattcattcattcattatctgtaagcgcttatccagtttagggctgtggtgagtccagagcctacctggaatcattgggcacaaggctagtatacaccctggagggggcgccagtccttcacagggcaacacacacactcacattcacacacaatcacacctagggacatgtttaagttgccaatccacctactgatgtgtgtttttggaccgtgggaggaaacccggggagaacacactgaattcctcacagacagtcacctggagcagggctcgaacccacaaccccagcccCAGGACCCAAAATACAAGGAAGTTCATGATTCTCTGGTTAACACTCACATTAATAAAGTGAATATATTAGCTGTAAACAAATGTCTTAAAAGGCCCTAACTCACCTAATACTTCTGGATGCAAACTTGAAATTTTGTTCCCATACAAACAGAGTCTTTTAACATTGCAGAGATGCTTTAGTACAGGCGGGATCTCCTCAAAAACATTATTCCCCAGATTAAGTTCTGTTAACTGAAGCAGAGATAGGACAAAATTAGCCCAGATATATTTTATGTCATAAATTCCAACCACTGGAAATGCCTGTGGTGTCAACACATCCTGACTGCCATCTTTACAAAAGACAGCCTAGCTATTACTACAGTTTTTCATTTTGGCCCAATCCCTTTTTAACTTTTCCACTATAACCAGACATTGTCTTTACATTGTACATAtcctaaattatttttattttctcattaaactaagtaaaataaaaaagtaaaatgtgtCAGAATGAATATTCCAGTAAGTAGCTAAAGAGTCCTTTCTAGTCGGGTTTAATGGGCCCTCACTGGCAAACTGAATTTCCCTTAttgattttcaaaaaaataaaaaaataaataaaaactgggAAATTCAGTTTGCCAGTGAGGTCCTTTTAGACCCGGCTAAACTCTTTAGCTACTTAGAGGAATTTTCATCCTGACACATTTATGATTATTCTGAGAAATATGGTCTTTGAAgttgaaatgtgtttaaaatggcGGATACTCACATTTTGTAGAGACTGTAGCTCAGAAGGCAAACAGGCTAAACAGTTGTTGTTTAAATGTAGTGACAAAACCCAAGTTAATTTCCCAAACGTTTTAGGAAGATTACTTAAATTTCTACAGCTCAAGTTAATTGACTTAGTTTTGCCTTTCATAGCCCTAATCACTAATTCATTAGCCATTTAGGACTTAAACTCGACTCCAAATCCAGAAGAGCTCCACAGACTGCATTTCCATAGCAACAAAACATGAGGCACTAGCGCCCTCTAGTGCCTCCAAAATACCAAACAGCCACTTCTCATACAGAAACTCAAGACTCACGATTAGTTtattaaaaagatatttttatttgaatagaACATCATGTAGCCCGTTTCCTCATGAAGCTAATGGGTTCTCACACTGCTGTTATTACAGAATGCTGAGTATCTTGTACACATCACCATTAGAACAAAACCTCTTACATTAAGTTAACATGTAATAGTGaccagaccaatagaaatggttcTAAATACACTACAATAAAATCTCTTTACATTAACTAAATAGAAATTAAAAAGTACTTTTCCcattctcctataaagttaccaTTTTAAAGATAAGAGGTTTTGCACTGACAGCAACAACAcggatattatttttaaatacatctaCTCATCAATTGAGTCCGCCTTTCCTCTAAAAGCAGAACTTTCAGTGATTCAGTATTTAGTTGTTCAGTAGAGAAAATTAGCagtcatgttttcttttttgtctctgtccAAACTGACGTCAGGTCCAGTGCGGATACTCCTCCTTCAGGAACTCGTGACTTGATTCAAACCTGCTCTTCATTTGCTGCATCTTTCAGTGGCTCCACTGAATTGTAGTGTTCTCCAAGGCCATAAGCATGTCGCATGTAACTGAAAAAAAGACAGTCAGCAAAGTTAATCATAGAcgtaattaatacattttgaaCATCATAAAGACAAAAAGTAATTTAATTTTGATGTATTTACATGAGGGTTACTGGCTGTTTGCTGTATTCTTCACCAATAACAATTGCAGGGGAATCTGCTTGAATAACCTCTATAGGGAACTGGAGAACATGTGTAAGGGCTCTTAACTGTAATGGAAGAAAGAAggaaatacaatttaaaataaacacattcatatcAAGAGAATCAGCAGACAAACCTATGTCAGTAAAATTGAACCTGAACCCACCTCTAACTGTCCACCCCAAGCTGCAGTTTCTGCAATATCAGTGCAGTACTTCTCAAATTCATCTGTGAAAAggaaaatattgaatattttaaacCAGGTTAAACAGTCAGAgtagatatttaaatattttatgtcaTCACAATGGAATAAATATAGTAGCAGGTATATAATTATTTCAGATGTAATACCTGTAATATCTATTTCTCAGAACATCTGTATCTCTGCTCTGATTTcaatctgtttttttattttttttatttatgaccCCTACATTGATGAGTTGCTCCATAAAGATTGATTCTGGCaatgaatgtgtaaatgtttatgtaaaatGTACCATGAAATAATACATGTAATCACTTCATCAATTCAATTATGTGTGACATCAAGTTGGTACCTACATAATATATGTAGTCTCTTTAACATGAGTGATAGCTAACTGCTGCTGCTCACCGACAGTATACATATCCCCCGTGTTGGCATTGGTGAGGAAAGGCAGGAAATCATCTGAGTGGCTCCTCATGTACTGAGCTGTCTGTGCTCTGAGCTCCTTGATCCCAAGAGAAAGTCCACGCATGGCCAGTTGGTCCCCTACAGCGCGGTACAGGCAGTGGCCATCAGAAGATATCTCCTTGATCTGCAATTGTTTCTCTGCCAGCTTCTGTCTCAGTTTCAGACCCTCTTGATGTCTGGATCCTGACAGGTTCTCCACCTCTGCCTCAGCAATGCGATTCTCTCGCTCTTTTTCCTGAGCAGCCTTCTTGTCCTGGGATATTGTGCAACATATGACAGCAGCGTTAGAAAAGTGCCTATATATAAGGCATCAGTACATAGAGGTGGGTACTGTGGAACAGGAGATTGCAGGAGGGTTGCAGTGCCCCTTATTACAAAGACAAGTGCAAAAGTGCAAAATCGAGAGTTCTGTTTAGGTAGTTACTTTGTGATTAACACCATATCTGCCCATAGGGCCACATTCATGGTAAGAAACCTTTCTTACCATGTGATTAAGATGTGAGTAAGATGTGATTGATTTACTTAGATATGTTGAGGCTGCCATCTACTTAAGTTCGTCATATGTTAAGTTTTGTTACTGACAGGAATTTTAGAAGCACAGATGCTTTCGTATTAGTGCTGCACGGTATACTGATACTAGAAACGTATCTcaatactttgtcattaaaaacgGTACAATACCCCATATAATTATTATCAGTACTTTAAGGAGTGTTTTAAAACAAGAGCAGAATTTCCATCGAGTGCCACAGGAGGTCGGTGTACACCCACAGCGCTttgcctcctctccctcccttaATGAGTTTGCAGCTACTTTTAGcgacttttcagaccttctagtgagttatttaaaaaacaaaaaaatcagacTAACACCAGCGACCTTCTGCCGGTAGCACGACTCATTAGAACACCGGGACTGACCGTGAGCAGGAGAGacagctctctctcagcagctTCTCTGCTCCCGGAGACGGGGCTCGTCTTCTTCAGAGACAGAGCAGCACAGTCAGTCCGCACGGCAACTCAGACAGATCAGGATGAGCTGCGAATGTGcaaaaagtgctgccaaagacacgtTTGCTTCCTTTTATGTTGAGTTTACTCTTTTttctgaactgagatcacataaTTGATTAAGACTTTCAGCAGGTGAGAGGTGAAATAATAAATGAAGAATGTAACTCTGTTACAAaacagcttttattttttaatgttttaatattattcCACAATACaatttagtgagtgtgtgtgagagagggagagagagagagatagagttattgttatatataaacGTTCTGAACTAATGGGATGACTTGTTCTTTTTATATATACCCTGTACTAGTCTGAATATTGACAAGTTTTAGTTTCACAAAAAAGTGCCAAGTGGGGATTGGGaggaaaatgtttgaatatCTCTGTTATAGAGAAAGTACATTaattttcctgatgttttagattttccacGGTATCATTTCAGTATCGGTATCAAGATGTTTAGGCAGGTATTGTATCGAATGTCTGGATTTTGGAAATTTTAGACAACACTATTTCACATTGTTGAATAGTTCTGATATAACTTGGCAGTTAGGATCTGTTGCCTCTCATGGCCAAAATCAGTACAGTCCAACATTAAAAGTTTTATCGTAAGTTAAGTTTGGCCTGTTTCACAACATGGGGCTGCTTTTCCCTTTACTAGATACATATGAGTTAATCAGGTGTGTCCACTACAGCATCTTGTGTACACTGCTTGGTGTTCGGTGGTTTAAAACCATAAGCTGATGTGTATAGAGGAGTCTTTGTTggcaagtgaatgtgtgtgatgttCAACTACAATTCAGGCCTGAATGCATATCCTCTACAAGGGGCAAGGTGGCATTTCTATGCATTTGGGGAGATATTGGGTTGGTATTATTTAGGTTTCATCCATCCGTATTGTTCTGGTGGCTTGTGGTGGTCACTTACTTATTTTGCCTTCATTCTTCTTTAAAAGTGTCACTTCTGTATGTGTAGCAGCAGAATATAAAACAATTATGGCATTTTCACTTACCCGTCTCTTCTGAGCCTTTGATACTTTGGCCTGCTTACTGTCCGCTTGCTCTCCACCAGCCAGATTTATGGAATCAACAGCTTCTGCAACCTCGTCAacctgaaataaatgaatgaaacagtTCACCAAAATAGTCCTTCTATTGAAATTAGTCCTGAATACATGGTAAGGAATACTGTGTACAAAATTAGACCATATCAATCAACATGTATATCCGCATGCTTCACCTTCTCTGAAGGGTTTGAGTTCTGCAGTTGTTTGAGCTCATTCTCGTGTTTTTGATTCAGCTCAGCTTCTAATCTGGCAATGTCTTCCGTCATCTGCTTCCTCCTTTTCTTGTCATTTTTAGGTACAGCATTTTTCATACTTTGTATTTTAGCTATAGAGGGGAAAAAGATATTGTATTGGCatctattaataaataatatgtttaatacAGTTAAGAAggagcagcacagtggtgcaacagggcTTCAGGATTCCTGGGTTTATCCCTGCCTtcggtgaatgtctgtgaaaaGTGTAGTGTATTCTTCATGTGTTTTCATGGGCTTTCATGGGAGttgagtgtttgagtgttgccctgttatGGACTGTGGTgctctgtccagagtgtgttcctgccgtgtgcccagtgaatccaggtaggctccacaGCAGAGACTAGACTAGAAAAGATCATTTTAGCACTGACATCAGCACAAGCAAAAGCACAAAATCTCTGCCAACACATTTCAGTCTTCTTGCAAGTTTAAATCTCCCATATGACACAGGACCCAAATCTCCaactggacacatttgagtgacatttttcatttgtttattttttgtaggGCATTTAAGATCctcaataaataaactaatttaTACTGAGACAGTTCTGTCACTTTTAACGCTAAGGTAAACTGTCACGTTTGTCTTGAATAACTGAATGTCTTGTGTTTAATTGTTTCCATTTCTCCATAGACTTATCAGACTGAGAATAAATATGTCTATCCCTCCAGCGGTGTTCTGCTGAATTAAAGCAGCAGTGTTATAGTGAGTGTTCAAACCTTGCAGATCTTTCTTTTCTCTGCGGTGTTGTTTAGCTAGCTGCTCCTCCGCCGAGTCCGGGACTGTCTCTGTCTCCATTTTAAAACCACACTCTGTTAAACACGATTCGCGGCCGCTCTGTGTTCTTAACGTCTCTGTCGTCGTACTGCACAGCCTCCCATCACTGCGTGAAAACAGCAAACCCGCATTTACAACAACTGACAATCAGAGCCGAGCCATGCCGAGCTGAAACTGAATTATTGCGccttttcagaataaaagtccccCTCAAACTGGCAGCTCCTAAAGGTACGTCTCCCCAGCTTTAATTTTTCTCTAAAATAACGAATTCAAATTGTCTGAGATATTTCTCTTAATGctttttaaagttaataatCTCGTATTTAATGTCCTATTGTTATTACTACTGTAGTTATAGCAATTCTGTGCAAAATGTGACTTTTATTGAAGAAGCTGAATATTTGAAATCACATATTTAATAattgaaaaacatgaagaaaaaaatcaaggccaaaaaaaaaatcaaggactactgacgtgcggactgaccaattaaatgtttacagggaaggttattgaccaataacggtagctctacagtcagactgtccaatcagaagattttaggctagttcaccacgcccccttctcactcaagcgaaccaatcggagtaggggagggcgggactagtttgtgaacgaaacgcttctcgaagttctatgtaaactctagaaaaacaacatcccggacgtttgtgaaattctgcttggacattttttttaagtctaaaaaagaggacatgtccgggtaaaagaggacatctggtcaccatAGTCAACAAACTGTCTCAAAATTTGAAAGGCACATTGAAgatacaatataacagactatcaaaatcctgaagatgaagacattttactgtggatttattttattttatgtttttgtaatgaCCCTGTGATCATTGTGTGTTTGCCCTTATTCTTAGAGCAGTGTCTACTCATtgtcaaactgtctcaaaatcCTGAAAGGCACATTATACAATTTAACAAACTCCTGTTATAGAGCCTGAATCCTGAAGataaagaaatttgactttggAGCTTCAGATATATTAAAACAAACCCACATACAACCACatgttataaaataatattacatttattatattgGTTAGAACTCCACAtgtataataaaattatatagcCAGAAAGCAGAATACTCTAAACTTGCTCAGAAGTTAGATGTCCTAGGAAATAGCCCCACGTGCAATTATCCCCACACATTCTACTGTGTCGCAAGTTATGTTCACAAGGCTGTtacaaaaaaatccacagtaaaatttcttcatctttagTACCTTCAAAgtgcctttcagatttttgagacagtttgaaaataagaTAATGTCCTAGGAATTATGCCACACATGCAGTTTCCCCACACACTCTGTTGTTTTGAATGCTGTTTATAGGGCCATTAAAAATCCACCGTAAAATGTGTTAATCTTCCGGATTTTGAAGGTTTTTATATTATGTCTCCAAACTGACTGTAAGGGTTTAATCTCTTACTGGCAACAGGAAGCACCAGTCATTGGCAGCTTCCAGTCAGTAAGTGGCAGCTgccagtcagtcagtgacagctGTCAGTTGGTAAATACAGCCGCCAGTCAATCAGTGGCAGCCACCTGTTGGTCAAGGCGGCTACCAATCAGCAAGCGCAACCATCATTCAGGCAGTGGGAGCTGCCTGTTACGCGTATTCTCATCTTCAGTAGTTGTCAGTACATTTCGTAATTTCAGTTTGCTCTGGTGAAACTGTAACTGCTTAGCCAGATAGCAGTAAGGTCTAAAATTATTCATTACCTACTGATAATGTACGACTATTCACCATGTATCAATACCATTAGCCATTAACCATTATCATATTTaacatgttttcactgaaacatTATAACATTAATTCTGTGTAAAGTATGTAAATTGTAATGGATTAATGTGGTGTCACCAGGCCCCACAGTCCTTTGttgtaattgtaaggtaaaaatattgcctagtgttcctttaataccaCCTGCCCACCCTCATTTGGCAGGTTACAATTGTCTTTGTCTGGTTCAAAATCCATGACTGGAGAAACACTgcaggaaagaaaaataaataaataaataaaaaataaacacattgtgCCAAACATATTTTGGCATACAAGGACATACTAAAAGCAAAGACCAGCCATATgtgcaaaaagaaaactgagcaTGTCAGGAACAACACTCGCGCACACATAGTCAAAGGACTTAAGTGAAGAAAAAAATCAGACTGTGGTAAAATGTTCTCTCTAGATAACAGTAACTGTTGAGAACGCCACAATAAAATCAAGTGTTTCAGCATAAAATAATACCTAATCAAACATATGTTGTACATGACCTTCTTAGAAGTCATTTGTACAGAGAGCATTAAATTACCTCAATCTAGTTATGTCCAGGCCCTTCGTTTTTCTGAGAATACCTTGTAAGACACTTTGGATGAAAGTGTCAACTAAATGTCATTAATGTAAATATGCCATAGACAGGTTATTTGTTAATAATTTGTTAGTTACAGGGAAGGTTTTTATAAATTGAAAAAAGGGgacacaataaaacaaagacaaaacaagaCAACCTGAAGAACAAGACAGTCATGAACGCTAAATAAAGAGACAAACAAAACCTCATAATTACAAGACCTAAACAGAGAGGCTCCCCAAACAAAGACATAAATGGTGGACAAACACTGAGACTGGATCAGGGCTTATAAACTAGAGGGAAATACAAAACACCTGGGAtggataacgagagggcaggaccacAGAGACACTGATACCTAGGCAGGACTAAGGCAGAAACCAGGACATAAAAACAGAGCCTCCTTTAACACATGCCAGACAACAAAAACatgaatttattcattatttgtaaccgcttatccaattcagggtcacggtgggtccagagccctcctggaatcattgggcacaaggagggaatacatcctggagggggcgccagtccttcacagggcaacacagagacacacacattcacacacacactcacacctaaggacactttttttgagtcgctaatccacctaccaacgtgtgtttttggactgtgggaggaaacccacgcggacacggggagaacacaccaactcctcacagtcacccggagcgggaatcgaacccacaacctccaggcccctggagctgtgtgactgcattaTTATACTGAAGAAAGTAAAGCAAAAACAAGTTATAATTTTTTTCCTTAATACGACTagaaaatatatgttatatagtttattattaaaacaattgAGGAAAAACTATGTCATTATTAACCTAATCCGCTTGGTTGACATAATACTAAATGAACTATATTAAgttaaaaatgaacattttatgtttcacttttattagctgattattataattaatttaaaagtgTAATCAAAAGGAAACCTTGTATATAAATTAAAGCAATATTTAAAGTTGTGGAGgtggttttttttaaacctactgttttgtttttgattttttttaatcattcatttatttatttaaaaaatactgttTTTGAAGGTCCGTGAGAGTGCTCAAAAAAGTGACTGGGCATAACTAGATAAAAAcgtgttaattttatttaataaatgtccGGGCGCATTTCAGTCTCCAGGTGGCGCTTCATTGTCAGTTGCGACTCACAACCGAAGGCTGACATTGGCCGCTCCCTCCAATAGAGCGATGGAGAGCTACCACTGACTGCTGCTTATTAGAGATTGAACTGATTTTCAGATTGATGAAATATTTGACAATAAAGAGATAAGGACCTAGGAATTAAGACCAGTTTTTCCACTAAAGTCATGTTCATATGTTGCCATCTGGCGACagatttactacatcatttaatgTGGACCAGACAATAAAAGTCCCCTTTCTACGGTCGACTCACAAATGTATTGTAAGTATACGTCACTTAACAAGGTTTGATTTAACCAGCCGGGATTTAACGTCATTTTATCTCAAACGGAGTGGTCCTGTAAATGTAGATAGTTTAATTATAGACTCTAACTGTGTGCTGTGATCAGTTTTAAAGCGAGTGAGACGATACAGGGACAGACATACCAGCGATCATTTTTGCCCTCCAGTGCATTATCTAGCATcgatttgaaagaaaatatacaaaatattttaaataaatataaatacatcacAGATTTATCTGATTATGCAAATCCACAATATGTCCACAATAtagtttttcttttataaatatttatttggtttTTAGTTAAATTTTAAAGTAAACCTTATGTGGTAAACTAaaatgtttacaataataataaaatgctgtTTCAGCCTGTTTTGAAGGTGGCTAAACTGAACGTTTTGGCTCTTTACATTGCTGatataataaacaaattaaaatgctaatgaactatattttgttttactaGGTAATGTTTTTATTACACTCATTGCTCATTAACAGCTCAACAAAGACATTTCACGAGTGTCTTTGTTAATCTCTTAACAGAATTACTTGCTAGTTCAGCCTATGGTAACAACATATCTTGACTTAGCTGTCCTTATTTTGAGAGTCTGTTTCTAGGGTTCtattgaaaacaacaaaaatcaatAATATATCAACATATATTCAATGTTTTTAAAGGAGTTCTGGATTGTTACAATCAACAAAAAAGAGTGATATGTTCAGGTTCTGGACTAGCCTGAAATATTACTGATGCAGTGAACCAGTAGGAATTTTACTTTTCTATTTTTCTGGACTGTTTTATAACAGGAGTGCTAACTTTATCACTGACAGTTGTCAATTTTCTGACTATAggtagaaaaagaaaaggataaCTGGTGAAAGAAATCACAATAGGTGGCCCAAAGGTAGCATGTGCTTATTGGGATACGTAACAttattcgttgtctgtaacagTTTATctagttcagagtcgcggttaCTTCTCATAATAAGAGATCCAAACCAGGGTGTCTTCCCCTGAATAAGGGAACCACTTGCTGTACTTATGTTATACATAAGTCAAGTTAAAACTACAGTGCCTTCTGTGGGGCTAGGAGTTAATTACCTTGTGTAAATGACTAGAAGGGATTTGGGAGCATGCTATCAGAATGTGACAAATATATCAAGTGACTGCATGCACAGTTTCATAGATAAATCACAACTGAGTAATACAGCTTGGTATTATGTCCTTGTATCAAAAGCTGTTTtcaagatatttttttaattgtttgaat encodes:
- the lrrc69 gene encoding leucine-rich repeat-containing protein 69, whose protein sequence is MANELVIRAMKGKTKSINLSCRNLSNLPKTFGKLTWVLSLHLNNNCLACLPSELQSLQNLTELNLGNNVFEEIPPVLKHLCNVKRLCLYGNKISSLHPEVLENLTNLTVLNLNRNRLRLIPPAIKRLSNLEIISFTDNHLEEIPAELGLLKYLREINFANNKLTEIPQQLYNLTRLRKLCLARNSLTGLPEGILGWRNLKVLDVAGNRLSMFPIDFQFLSLENLFFEGNNFVKFELMESTQEREILTLKELAARLILKEDLNKLSAVSRALQFYPDLQSLLSRWGRCALCFQPFLTTWLECVQFINLRKDMGMKNSQNVPVRVLLCSYSCFNKNGHSYYGVAKV
- the otud6b gene encoding deubiquitinase OTUD6B; this encodes METETVPDSAEEQLAKQHRREKKDLQAKIQSMKNAVPKNDKKRRKQMTEDIARLEAELNQKHENELKQLQNSNPSEKVDEVAEAVDSINLAGGEQADSKQAKVSKAQKRRDKKAAQEKERENRIAEAEVENLSGSRHQEGLKLRQKLAEKQLQIKEISSDGHCLYRAVGDQLAMRGLSLGIKELRAQTAQYMRSHSDDFLPFLTNANTGDMYTVDEFEKYCTDIAETAAWGGQLELRALTHVLQFPIEVIQADSPAIVIGEEYSKQPVTLIYMRHAYGLGEHYNSVEPLKDAANEEQV